The Bacteroidales bacterium genome has a segment encoding these proteins:
- a CDS encoding toxin-antitoxin system YwqK family antitoxin, which yields MHRIIFLILLAMLASSCKNSVILGNKEQETDTIASGSDTTLSKAYYEDGALKSVSQMKNGLRNGLTKNFYRNGALLSEVYYANGLRNGVAVNYYKEGGVHARIPYRNDVKEGEAVWYYPSGKPYRITPYHQNLIDGIQRFFYESGQLQAEVPWKKGQPGTGLKEYTESGRLIREPSVVVRPERLNDAVILYISLSDESRNVTFYQGELTEGRYLNRNLRQLKTTGGKSIIQFRPSDPETTPKEFHIVAIKETSLRNQQILYRKYRYHYPPGNE from the coding sequence ATGCACCGTATCATTTTTCTTATTCTTCTGGCTATGCTGGCCTCTTCATGCAAAAATTCCGTGATACTGGGGAACAAAGAACAGGAAACGGATACTATTGCCAGCGGAAGCGACACAACCCTGAGCAAGGCATATTATGAAGACGGAGCACTTAAGTCGGTAAGCCAGATGAAAAACGGACTGAGAAACGGGCTTACAAAAAATTTTTACCGGAACGGAGCCTTGCTTTCAGAAGTGTATTATGCAAACGGATTGAGGAACGGTGTGGCTGTGAACTACTACAAAGAAGGGGGAGTTCATGCCCGCATACCTTACAGGAATGATGTGAAGGAAGGAGAGGCAGTCTGGTATTATCCTTCAGGGAAACCTTACAGAATTACCCCATACCATCAGAACCTCATCGACGGAATTCAGCGTTTTTTTTATGAATCGGGCCAGCTTCAGGCTGAAGTACCCTGGAAAAAAGGCCAGCCTGGCACCGGATTGAAAGAATATACCGAAAGCGGAAGGCTTATCAGAGAACCATCCGTTGTAGTAAGGCCGGAACGATTAAACGACGCGGTAATTCTTTATATCAGCCTCTCCGACGAAAGCCGAAATGTAACCTTTTACCAGGGAGAACTGACCGAAGGAAGGTATCTTAACCGCAATCTCAGACAATTAAAAACAACCGGCGGCAAAAGCATCATACAATTCCGGCCGTCGGATCCTGAGACAACTCCAAAGGAATTTCACATCGTGGCAATAAAAGAAACTTCGTTACGAAACCAGCAGATTCTTTACAGAAAATACCGGTATCATTACCCACCCGGCAATGAATAA
- the sucC gene encoding ADP-forming succinate--CoA ligase subunit beta, whose product MNLHEYQAKQILRHYGVRVPEGRLIISAADAKEAALEIGSVTGTDTWAVKAQIHAGGRGKGGGVKIARSPEEAEKHAASILGMRLVTHQTRPEGKLVRKVLVEQGIYYPGAEPVKEYYMSILLNRASGKNILVYSPEGGMDIESVAAQTPHLIFREEIDPAVGLCDFQARKIAYTLGLDGNAHREMQAFVKALYSAYLQSDATLTEINPVVKTSDGKIYAADAKVNLDDNALFRHPEYKEMRDPDEEDPAELEASAHGLNFIKLDGNVGCMVNGAGLAMATMDMIKLSGGEPANFLDVGGTASAQTVEAGFRIILKDPNVKVILINIFGGIVRCDRVARGVADAYRSIGNIPVPVILRLQGTNAQEARELINNSGLKVFPATTLEEAARLVKEKISEVS is encoded by the coding sequence ATGAATCTTCATGAGTATCAGGCAAAACAGATTTTAAGGCATTATGGCGTCAGGGTTCCTGAAGGGCGGCTCATTATCAGTGCAGCGGATGCAAAAGAAGCTGCCCTTGAGATTGGTTCCGTTACCGGTACAGACACATGGGCGGTTAAAGCCCAGATTCATGCCGGAGGAAGAGGTAAAGGCGGAGGCGTAAAAATTGCCCGCTCTCCCGAAGAAGCGGAAAAGCATGCCGCTTCCATTCTGGGTATGCGCCTGGTTACTCATCAAACCCGGCCGGAAGGAAAACTGGTAAGAAAAGTCCTGGTGGAGCAGGGAATTTATTATCCGGGGGCGGAACCGGTGAAGGAATATTATATGAGTATCCTGCTCAACAGGGCCAGCGGGAAGAATATCCTGGTCTATTCTCCTGAAGGTGGTATGGATATTGAAAGCGTGGCCGCGCAAACTCCGCATCTGATATTTCGCGAAGAAATTGACCCTGCTGTCGGGCTATGCGATTTTCAGGCAAGAAAAATAGCCTATACACTTGGCCTCGACGGCAATGCCCACCGGGAAATGCAGGCCTTTGTAAAGGCTCTGTACTCCGCCTACCTTCAGTCGGATGCAACGCTCACCGAGATCAATCCGGTAGTAAAAACCTCTGACGGGAAGATTTATGCTGCCGACGCAAAGGTCAATCTGGACGACAACGCCCTTTTCCGGCACCCGGAATATAAAGAAATGCGCGATCCTGACGAAGAAGATCCGGCTGAGCTGGAAGCCTCGGCCCATGGCCTCAATTTTATCAAACTTGACGGAAACGTTGGCTGTATGGTCAACGGAGCGGGACTTGCCATGGCTACCATGGACATGATCAAACTTTCGGGAGGAGAGCCGGCCAATTTTCTGGATGTGGGCGGAACAGCCAGCGCACAGACTGTGGAAGCAGGCTTCCGGATTATCCTGAAGGATCCCAATGTGAAAGTCATTCTTATCAACATTTTCGGAGGCATTGTCCGGTGCGACCGTGTAGCCCGGGGAGTAGCAGATGCATACCGGTCTATCGGAAACATCCCCGTACCGGTCATCCTTCGCCTGCAGGGAACCAATGCACAGGAAGCCAGAGAATTAATCAACAATTCCGGATTAAAGGTCTTTCCGGCTACTACACTGGAAGAAGCTGCCAGGCTGGTAAAAGAGAAAATCTCCGAAGTGAGTTAA